The genomic region GTACACTCCACATGTCATGAAAATCGATACATTGTATCGAAACAACTTGTTGTTTCTGCTTTGACTTGGCCGGGGACCGCAGGCTTTTTTGCAATATTCTGGCTAGAAACGGTAATGGGGCCGCCAACtttctttaccatttttttatcatttctgaaaattgttgcTTAAAAGTCCGCTGGAATCTGCGTCTGTTATAGCCGATTTTAGTAAAGATCTCAGCGTTATGGACACCCTCCCTGTACCATCATACAGCGGCACCAATTTTAAATACCTATCTTCGCACCGGAGCGATCAATTAGTTAATCGCCCTCAAAAATGTGTACCACTATTAATAAGCAGTTTCCACCTCGTCCACAAACAAGACCAAGGCCAATGCATTCGTAAGAATTATGTAAGGGTGGCGGGGGTGGGGTGGGCATTCTacacttgtttcatattacagtatagggtactTTTGATTTTCGTCAAATCTCAATTAATGTTTAAGACAATGTGTGTAAAGTATAATTTTGGTTGGTTGAACTGATTTATCATGACTTTAATGAGCATTTCGCATTAAGCCACTGTGTTCGAGATGTTATTACTATTACTAGTATGTGGTTTCATGTCAGACTGTTTCAACTACAAGATAAGTTTTGTATGTCAACATTGTGAGAAAGACacattttcatgtgtttttttataaagaattttATATGAATCACGACTTAATAATGATTTTGCCTGTAAATTGTATATAACAGAGCAAGAAAGTGTATAGCACTATCACACGGGACCCCATTTAAAGTTCCTCACGGTAACTATTGTTAAGTGGTGAGACAGGGAATCGAACCTGAGACCCTTTGATTGagagtcaagtgtgttaccgcCAGACCATGGGTCCGCCACTTGACATCAATCAGCGCTCTGATTGGATTAGCGCGACGTCATTTAAACAATGGTATACGACGCTACACATATCAGCTATACTTTCATACAAACGTATGTTGTCTGTTTATCTACGTTTAtgaacaaatactcaattgcagacGATACTGCAGTTTAAATCGTAATGAATACTTATCTAAAACTTAAATGTAAGTATTGATCgcatttttcttgcgtttatgttCAATGAACGCAGTAAGGCAGGCGAGCAAATTAACAAGAAGCTCTAGCGTTCATACAGCAAAATCGCAAAAAAGATGATCCTCAAATGCttaagtacattttatgaaaaaaaaagaaaaaaggaaacatGTTTAGATACGCCTAAAATTCACAAGGTTTACTCAAAAActgcatgtttttttgttatacgcTCGAGCTGATTTCCTACatatcacatacatgtattggaATTTGAACACAGTCCGAGGCAATTGTTGTGTTTGATATTCACAAAAATGCCGTAAAATCGAACCAACattatctttataatatatttattcacgTTTTACATTGTGTATATGACGTCACAATGTCATGACGTAATTGAGTTCAAACGACACCGTATCCGACGTTACGGGTTACTAGGCGTCAGCGATATTAACTCCGAAGTTCAAAATTCCATTTGAGCTTTAATACTTATTGTATCTGCAAAGTATTAAACGATGTAGTTGCATCAGTTCGCAATTTCATCGTACCATGAGCAGCAAACCAGAAACGTCCAAAGCGCTCGCTAGCAGTGCGAAATGTCTTGGGTACCGCGGGGAATTCATCAGGCGCCGGATGTTGCAGAAATCGTTTAAGGGCGACGAGCGCGGACTCAAGCACCTCCCAAAGCTTTCTGACACCATGCTGACGGGCATGGAGGTCTTGTGGCGACAACGTATTCTCTGTGACGTTGAACTCGTCGCCGCAGACAGGAAGCGTATCTTCGGTCACCGCCTCGTGCTCGCCACATGCAGCGAttacttttatgaacagtttATAGAAACTCCGTACACCGCCATCTCGGCGCAGCTGGAGATTCCGGATATCCGGGGGGACATTCTGGAGGTTCTCGTGGAGGCCATGTACACGAGCAGGGTGAAAGTAGAATCCGGGAATGTGGACAATCTCATGTCATCTGCTCACTATCTCGGCATGTTCATCATCATGGACGCCTGTGAGAGCTTCCTGTTGGACCACCTCAGCAAGGACAACTGTCTCCAGCTTCTCAGCACTGCATATAAATACGAATTGGATCGCCTATCGGACGCTTCATTACAAACAGCTGCGCAAAACTTCCATacaatttccaaaaaaatgctGTATAGAAATTTGTCGATTGAGCATGTTGTACCTTTATTGAAGAGAAATGATTTGAAGGTTGAGAACGAATTGGAAGTTTTCTTTCGCGCGCGCGCATGGATAGACGAAAACAAGGAGAGCCGTCTGCAGTACGCGGCTGACCTGATGTCGTCGATTCGTTTGCCGCTCATGACGCCGGCGGAAGTACTTGACAATGTAGAGGGGTGCAACTACCTGATGGACATCACCGAATGCCAGCGGCTCGTGAAGGAGGCCTTGCACTACCATCTGATGCCTGCCAGGCAGTGTCTCCTCCAGGTCAGTAGCAACTACAACATAACACGAACGAAGCGAACAATATCATATTAATACCATTTATAATTAGGAGGaggacgatgatgatgataatgatgatgataatgatgtgGATgcatgatgatggtgatgatgatgatgataatgatgataagcatcatcatcatcatcatcatcatcatcatcatcatcaagcTGTTGATCACATACATCATGAAATTAATATCAAGTAATTTCGATATGTATTCCAGTCTCAGAGGACGGTTCCTCGGATGCCATCCGCCATGAGTCTACTTATGACTGGCGGCGCTCCTCGCCTGGAGACGGACAAAGTGCGCGACCACGTGATTAGATACGACCCCGTCACTGGGCAGTGGAACCACGTTACCAATATCCCAGAACCCAGGCACCATCATGCCGGTAATGCGCTGTTCCTACTTCACCTTTTCCCATGGAAGTTTATGTATTGAGCTGACTGATGATTCTATTTAGTTTCATGAACCATCATGTCACCTGTTTGTGCCTGCTGATGTACGTATTAACGTATAATGTTGGCATATTGTTGCTTATAAGTTGTATGTAAATCAATTGACCGAAAATTATTCATACAGTTATTGCAGTTTTCAAACGTGTATCGgggatttgattttaatgagatttcgtgccagcacgacatttgtttttatatatcttttaataTCCAATGAATGTTGTGACAGCAcgacatttaaatttaaatgtccaatgtcgtgctatgacattcatttttttttaaatatccaatgtccaatgtcgtgttaGCACGAccttcatttttgaatgtccaatcgATGTTGTGCCAGCAACAAGAGATATAACTTAATGCGATGTATGCCCCCAAACGCGCCTTCAGGAAATGACAGTGAATATATAGAAATCCCACCTAAAATTAACAATGCTCTAGTTACatttatggttcttgtacactgcacttaaCTTCATTGGgatttaccattgtttatagTTCAATTAAAttacatccagtagttttcaagttatgctccgtagatgaaaaagtaacaaagaacaataactctataattagctaaaatagagttatgggtcttgtaCACTACCCCtcttctcattgtgctttaccattgtattaagatTAAATGCATTCCTATCTGTAGTTTTCAAGGACAAAACAGGTCCCAAATGGAAATCACATTACATGTAGCTGAATAAGAGTTATTGTTCTTATACACTGCAATAAAgttacattcaatttcattcagTAGTTTTCAGATTATGCTCAGTacaacaaaaagtaacaaaaggTATTAACtatgtaattagctgaaatagagttatgtaCCATGTACTGTGCACTTCCTCTCATAGttctttaccattgtatgaagcaTATTTAAATTCCACAAATCAGAATATGATCCGGACAAGgaaaattgcaacggaccgaccaacCAAccaagtaacaaagggcaataactctgtattTAGCTGAAATGTAGTTACAGTTCTTGTACAGTGTAACTACTCTCATTGTGCGTTTACGTTGTATGAAGTTTACATAAATTACATCTAGTAGCTTCAAGTAAATTTCCGGACAAGAACATgtaaaaagggcaataactctgtaattagctgaaaaaCAGTTATGGTCCTTGTAAACTGCATTTTCTCTAAATGTTTTTACCCTTGTgtgaagtttaataaaatttcaaccattaatttaattaattaagttaTGCTCCAAACAAGGAAAATTGCAACAGAGTATTTTTATCCACATTGTATTCCTCTACAAATTCAAGCACGGGACCTCAGCATTGGTTGGGTTATGTAGCACTTATACTAACATAATTTATGATTATACCTGAAATTTTCAACTCAAATGTTTATGTAAACGTTTCTCAGAATACCATTATTTAGAGTACTGTTCCTGGGGTCATTCATAAAACTGTCATCTCAAATGTGAATCTTTTTTCGCGGGTTTTCATGTTGGTCGGAAtggtatgttttgaaaaataatatttctttttgctTGTAAAGTAAACGTTGTAATTGTAGGACGGTTAGTGTTTTAGAGAATGAGTTTCTTTATTTGTAACCAACACAAAGACAGAGGCGTTTCCAAAAATCATTATTACTAAATCAGAATTCTTCCGCCGATCCCAGAGAGCCATCAAATCAAACTCTTATTTCCGAAATGGCTTAAAAGTAAGtcatattttcaattaacagaaaaatgtcattcgaaCCAATCGCCGTTTACACCTGCATTCTATGGCTAATCTATTTTGTAAACTCATCAGGGATCGCTTCTAAAAGTGTTTGTACGTGTAACGCAATAAAAGTAAACGGTTCACACCCGGTAAACCGAGCTATTTCTGATCATTGAACGAGGGAATGGTCACGGCTGCAGCATTGGTGGAATATTCTTAACAAGAAATCGAGCGTTTGCAATTGTCGTATTTTATCTTGAAAGACCATTACCTCATAAATCAGGGTTACTTTTCTAGGCGAAGTATTTTTAACGACTGAACACCTCTGAGCCAATCTGGTCTCCCCATGGCCTATGACGTCTTCATGACAAAACCTTTTGTCGTACCATTATTTGTGGCCGTGGTGCCAGGgatcttttattttattgtataatcgCCAGCAGGCACGCAATC from Mya arenaria isolate MELC-2E11 chromosome 3, ASM2691426v1 harbors:
- the LOC128226307 gene encoding kelch-like protein diablo, with protein sequence MSSKPETSKALASSAKCLGYRGEFIRRRMLQKSFKGDERGLKHLPKLSDTMLTGMEVLWRQRILCDVELVAADRKRIFGHRLVLATCSDYFYEQFIETPYTAISAQLEIPDIRGDILEVLVEAMYTSRVKVESGNVDNLMSSAHYLGMFIIMDACESFLLDHLSKDNCLQLLSTAYKYELDRLSDASLQTAAQNFHTISKKMLYRNLSIEHVVPLLKRNDLKVENELEVFFRARAWIDENKESRLQYAADLMSSIRLPLMTPAEVLDNVEGCNYLMDITECQRLVKEALHYHLMPARQCLLQSQRTVPRMPSAMSLLMTGGAPRLETDKVRDHVIRYDPVTGQWNHVTNIPEPRHHHAATVLHGFLYVAGGDGALEGVSPSRSVFRFDPRNHAWIEVAPMVCSRQDFQLAVFNNTIFAVGGRVSADTCLASVERYDPAADTWTEVAELHAPRRCAAVATLDGKLYAVGGSGSRLLSSRVERYSPAENKWELLKPLATPRFFAHLLSTSGHMILVGGATIDDSGNIACVDTIERYSPKSNQWTTLCKMRQPRSEFGCAVINEKIYVFGGYDWTEKKRLVDVVCFDADTGSWTDLGQMPDHLTGAAAASLVLYGPPWSWDPPKAEHIDDI